In Phaeobacter gallaeciensis DSM 26640, a genomic segment contains:
- the gloB gene encoding hydroxyacylglutathione hydrolase: MTMPLEIVTLPCLSDNYAFLLHNADSSQTALVDAPEATAIRAELDRRGWGLDQILLTHHHWDHIDGVAELRAAYDPQIIGAKADAHRLPELDLEVVEGDSFTCLGHDVRVLDVSGHTVGHIAFHVPNAAALFTADSLMALGCGRLFEGTPEQMWQSLQKLAALPGDTTVYSGHEYTQSNARFALTIEPDNAALQRRCTAIDAARADDLPTVPSRLQDELDTNPFLRAHLDSLKTAVGMPDASAAAVFAEIRTRKDKF; this comes from the coding sequence ATGACCATGCCCCTTGAGATCGTTACCCTGCCCTGTCTCTCCGACAACTATGCCTTTTTGCTGCACAATGCCGACAGCAGTCAGACCGCGCTGGTGGATGCGCCCGAAGCCACCGCCATTCGCGCCGAACTGGACCGCCGCGGCTGGGGGTTGGATCAGATCTTGCTCACGCATCATCACTGGGATCACATTGACGGCGTTGCGGAGCTGCGCGCCGCCTATGACCCACAAATCATCGGAGCCAAGGCTGACGCCCATCGCCTGCCCGAGCTGGACCTGGAAGTGGTAGAAGGCGACAGTTTCACCTGCCTTGGCCATGACGTCCGCGTGCTGGATGTTTCCGGGCATACGGTTGGTCATATCGCCTTTCACGTCCCGAATGCCGCCGCACTCTTCACCGCAGACAGCCTGATGGCGCTGGGATGTGGCCGCTTGTTTGAGGGAACACCGGAACAAATGTGGCAGAGCCTGCAGAAACTCGCAGCCCTGCCGGGAGACACGACGGTCTATTCCGGCCATGAGTATACCCAGTCCAATGCCCGCTTCGCACTCACAATCGAGCCGGATAACGCCGCGCTGCAACGCCGCTGCACAGCCATTGATGCCGCCCGCGCCGATGATCTGCCAACCGTGCCCTCGCGGTTGCAGGACGAACTGGACACTAACCCCTTCCTGCGGGCACATCTCGACAGCCTGAAGACCGCGGTTGGAATGCCGGACGCCTCGGCGGCAGCAGTCTTCGCCGAAATTCGGACCCGGAAGGACAAGTTTTGA
- a CDS encoding class I SAM-dependent methyltransferase: MHLDVQDLRNFYYRSTLGRAAQASIRGRLLELWPEAAGQTVAGFGFAAPLLRPYLAEARRVMALMPGPQGVMQWPAGLPNVSVLCEETAWPIETGHVDRLVLLHGLETSDRPSHLLEECWRVLGPGGRAVFVVPNRAGLWARSDVTPFGFGRPYTLSQVENQLRLHQFTVERHSAALYLPPSQRRFWLKSGPLFERMGDRLPAMLGGGVFLVEVSKQVHPQRGEMTRLRPPSPIRVLEGLSNPLPEPA; the protein is encoded by the coding sequence ATGCATCTTGATGTTCAGGATCTGAGGAATTTCTATTATCGCAGCACCCTGGGGCGGGCAGCGCAGGCGTCAATCCGTGGGCGGCTGCTCGAATTATGGCCCGAAGCGGCGGGACAGACGGTTGCGGGCTTTGGCTTTGCCGCACCATTGCTGCGCCCCTATCTGGCCGAGGCGCGACGGGTCATGGCATTGATGCCGGGGCCGCAGGGGGTGATGCAATGGCCTGCGGGACTGCCCAATGTTTCGGTTCTCTGCGAGGAGACAGCCTGGCCGATTGAAACCGGACATGTCGACCGGCTGGTGTTGTTGCACGGGCTTGAGACCTCGGATCGGCCGTCGCATCTTCTGGAGGAATGCTGGCGGGTGCTTGGTCCCGGCGGGCGAGCCGTGTTTGTTGTGCCCAATCGCGCAGGCCTTTGGGCGCGGTCGGATGTGACGCCGTTCGGGTTTGGGCGGCCCTATACGCTGAGCCAGGTGGAAAATCAGCTGCGGCTGCATCAGTTCACCGTAGAGCGGCATTCTGCGGCGCTCTATCTGCCGCCCAGTCAGCGCCGCTTTTGGCTGAAATCCGGCCCATTGTTTGAACGTATGGGCGACCGGTTGCCGGCGATGCTGGGGGGCGGCGTGTTTCTTGTTGAGGTCAGCAAGCAGGTGCATCCCCAGCGCGGCGAGATGACCCGGCTGCGACCGCCCAGTCCGATCCGGGTGCTGGAAGGGTTGTCCAACCCGCTCCCGGAGCCGGCTTGA
- a CDS encoding F0F1 ATP synthase subunit delta has protein sequence MSEPASISAGIAARYATAIFEIAEESKALDSLETSINDLSAALADSEDLRDLITSPLVSRQEQGTAITAIAKKMGLDPVLSNALTLMAEKRRLFVLPALLDALRARLAETRGEITADVTSAKALTKTQSEKLAKTLAERTGKKVVINATVDESIIGGLVVKVGSKMIDNSIRSKLNSLQNAMKEVG, from the coding sequence GTGTCCGAACCAGCTTCGATCTCCGCAGGCATTGCCGCGCGCTATGCCACCGCGATCTTTGAGATCGCCGAAGAGAGCAAGGCGCTTGATAGCCTTGAAACCAGCATCAATGACCTGTCTGCCGCTTTGGCGGATAGTGAAGATCTCCGCGATCTGATCACGTCACCCCTGGTGTCGCGTCAGGAGCAGGGAACAGCGATCACCGCGATTGCCAAGAAAATGGGCCTGGACCCGGTTCTGAGCAATGCGCTGACGCTGATGGCCGAAAAGCGCCGCCTGTTTGTGCTGCCTGCGCTGCTTGACGCCCTGCGCGCACGCCTGGCCGAAACCCGTGGTGAGATCACCGCCGATGTCACATCGGCCAAGGCGCTGACCAAGACCCAGAGCGAAAAGCTGGCCAAGACCTTGGCTGAGCGCACTGGCAAGAAGGTCGTAATCAATGCAACCGTCGATGAAAGCATCATTGGCGGTCTTGTCGTTAAAGTGGGCTCGAAGATGATCGACAACTCGATCCGCTCCAAGCTCAACTCCCTACAGAACGCAATGAAAGAGGTCGGATAA
- the atpA gene encoding F0F1 ATP synthase subunit alpha encodes MGIQAAEISAILKDQIKNFGQEAEVAEIGRVLSVGDGIARVYGLDNVQAGEMVEFPGGIMGMALNLEADNVGIVIFGSDRDIKEGDTVKRTNSIVDVPAGPELLGRVVDGLGNPLDGKGPINAAERKVADVKAPGIIPRKSVHEPMATGLKSVDAMIPIGRGQRELIIGDRQTGKTAVALDAILNQKVYNDAAGDDESKKLYCVYVAVGQKRSTVAQLVKKLEETGAMEYSIVVAATASEPAPMQFLAPYAATAMAEYFRDSGKHALIIYDDLSKQAVAYRQMSLLLRRPPGREAYPGDVFYLHSRLLERSAKLNEEFGAGSLTALPVIETQGGDVSAFIPTNVISITDGQIFLETELFYQGIRPAVNTGLSVSRVGSSAQTNAMKSVAGPVKLELAQYREMAAFAQFGSDLDAATQQLLNRGARLTELMKQPQYAPLTNAEIVCVIFAGTNGYLDKVDVKEVGRYEAGLLAHLRGKHQDLLDWITTEDPKIKGDAADKIKAALDAFAADFA; translated from the coding sequence ATGGGTATCCAAGCAGCAGAGATTTCTGCGATCCTGAAAGACCAGATCAAGAATTTTGGTCAAGAAGCCGAGGTGGCAGAAATTGGCCGCGTGCTGTCCGTTGGTGACGGTATCGCCCGTGTCTACGGTCTCGACAATGTCCAGGCCGGCGAGATGGTCGAATTCCCCGGCGGCATCATGGGCATGGCGCTGAACCTCGAAGCCGACAACGTCGGTATCGTTATCTTCGGCTCCGACCGTGACATTAAAGAAGGTGACACCGTCAAGCGCACCAACTCCATCGTGGACGTTCCTGCAGGCCCCGAGCTGCTGGGTCGCGTTGTCGACGGTCTGGGCAACCCGCTGGACGGCAAGGGCCCGATCAACGCGGCAGAGCGTAAAGTTGCTGACGTGAAAGCACCGGGCATCATCCCGCGTAAATCGGTTCACGAACCGATGGCAACGGGCCTCAAGTCCGTGGACGCGATGATCCCGATCGGCCGTGGCCAGCGAGAGTTGATCATTGGTGACCGTCAGACCGGTAAAACCGCCGTTGCTCTGGACGCGATCCTGAATCAGAAAGTCTACAACGACGCCGCTGGTGATGACGAATCCAAGAAGCTGTACTGTGTTTATGTTGCCGTCGGCCAGAAGCGCTCGACCGTGGCTCAGCTGGTGAAGAAGCTGGAAGAAACCGGTGCGATGGAATATTCGATCGTGGTTGCTGCAACCGCGTCGGAACCGGCCCCGATGCAGTTCCTGGCACCCTATGCCGCGACCGCGATGGCCGAATACTTCCGCGACAGCGGCAAGCACGCGCTGATCATCTATGATGACCTCTCCAAACAGGCTGTGGCCTATCGCCAGATGTCCCTGCTGCTGCGTCGTCCGCCGGGCCGTGAAGCTTATCCTGGTGACGTTTTCTACCTCCACTCCCGTCTGCTGGAACGTTCCGCGAAGCTGAACGAAGAATTCGGTGCAGGCTCGCTGACAGCGCTGCCCGTGATCGAAACCCAGGGCGGCGACGTGTCCGCGTTTATTCCGACCAACGTGATTTCGATCACCGACGGTCAGATCTTCCTGGAAACCGAACTGTTCTATCAGGGCATCCGTCCTGCGGTGAACACCGGTCTGTCGGTTTCGCGTGTGGGCTCCTCGGCTCAGACCAACGCGATGAAATCCGTCGCTGGCCCGGTGAAACTGGAACTGGCTCAGTACCGCGAAATGGCGGCCTTTGCGCAGTTCGGTTCCGATCTGGACGCCGCAACCCAGCAGCTGCTGAACCGTGGTGCGCGTCTGACCGAGCTGATGAAACAGCCTCAGTATGCACCGCTGACCAACGCAGAGATCGTCTGTGTGATCTTCGCAGGCACCAACGGCTACCTCGACAAAGTCGACGTAAAGGAAGTTGGCCGCTACGAGGCTGGCCTGCTGGCGCATCTGCGCGGCAAGCATCAGGACCTGCTCGACTGGATCACCACCGAAGATCCGAAGATCAAGGGTGACGCAGCCGACAAGATCAAAGCAGCTCTGGACGCGTTCGCAGCTGACTTCGCTTAA
- a CDS encoding F0F1 ATP synthase subunit gamma translates to MPNLKDLKNRIASVKSTRKITKAMQMVAAAKLRRAQEAAEDARPYAERFNAVMAGLAASVGGSDSAPKLLAGTGSDQVHLLVVLTAERGLCGGFNSNIAKLARVKAQELVAAGKTVKILTVGKKGRDAMKRDLGDYFVGHVDLSEVKRLGYVNAQDIAKDVLARFDAGEFDVATLFYAKFVNVVTQVPTAQQVIPASFDAKEDDAATSSAVYDYEPSEEAILADLLPRGVATQIFAALLENGASEQGARMSAMDNATRNAGEMIDKLTIEFNRSRQAVITNELIEIISGAEAL, encoded by the coding sequence TTGCCTAACCTTAAAGACCTTAAAAACAGGATCGCGTCGGTCAAATCGACCCGCAAGATCACCAAGGCCATGCAGATGGTCGCGGCCGCAAAACTGCGCCGCGCCCAAGAGGCTGCCGAGGATGCGCGTCCCTACGCCGAACGGTTCAACGCCGTTATGGCGGGGCTGGCCGCATCTGTCGGTGGCAGCGATTCTGCACCCAAGCTGCTTGCCGGCACCGGTAGCGACCAGGTTCATCTCCTGGTCGTACTGACCGCCGAACGCGGGCTCTGCGGGGGCTTCAACTCCAACATCGCCAAGCTGGCCCGGGTGAAAGCCCAGGAACTGGTCGCGGCGGGCAAGACCGTCAAGATCCTGACGGTTGGCAAAAAAGGCCGGGACGCGATGAAACGCGACCTTGGCGACTATTTTGTCGGTCATGTGGATCTGAGCGAAGTCAAACGCCTTGGCTACGTCAATGCGCAGGACATCGCCAAGGATGTGCTGGCCCGCTTTGATGCCGGGGAATTCGATGTTGCCACGCTCTTCTATGCGAAGTTCGTCAACGTTGTGACCCAGGTGCCGACTGCCCAGCAGGTGATCCCGGCGTCCTTTGATGCCAAGGAAGACGACGCTGCGACCAGCTCTGCCGTCTACGACTACGAGCCCAGCGAAGAAGCCATTCTGGCCGACCTGCTGCCGCGCGGTGTCGCTACGCAGATCTTTGCAGCGCTGCTGGAAAATGGGGCCTCCGAACAGGGTGCCCGGATGAGCGCGATGGACAACGCGACCCGCAACGCGGGCGAGATGATCGACAAGCTGACCATTGAGTTCAACCGCTCGCGTCAGGCCGTGATCACCAACGAGCTGATTGAAATTATTTCGGGCGCTGAGGCGCTCTAA
- the atpD gene encoding F0F1 ATP synthase subunit beta has protein sequence MANAKGKVTQIIGAVVDVQFDDHLPAILNALTTDNNGKTLVLEVAQHLGENTVRTIAMDATEGLVRGQAVADTDAPISIPVGNATLGRILNVVGEPVDEQGPVVAAETRAIHQPAPEFSDQSTESEVLVTGIKVIDLLAPYAKGGKIGLFGGAGVGKTVLIMELINNIAKVHSGFSVFAGVGERTREGNDLYHEMIESNVIKPDNLEESQVALVYGQMNEPPGARARVALTGLTLAEQFRDQSGTDVLFFVDNIFRFTQAGSEVSALLGRIPSAVGYQPTLATDMGAMQERITSTKNGSITSIQAVYVPADDLTDPAPATTFAHLDATTVLNRSISELGIYPAVDPLDSTSRLMDPSIVGEEHYAVASDVQQILQRYKSLQDIIAILGMDELSEEDKLTVTRARKIQRFLSQPFDVAKVFTGADGKQVPLEDTIASFKAVVAGEYDHLPEGAFYMVGGIDEVIAKAEKMAADAA, from the coding sequence ATGGCAAATGCAAAAGGCAAGGTGACCCAGATCATCGGCGCCGTTGTGGACGTTCAATTCGACGACCACCTGCCGGCGATCTTGAACGCGCTGACCACCGACAACAACGGTAAGACGCTGGTTCTGGAAGTTGCTCAGCACCTGGGCGAAAACACCGTCCGTACCATCGCGATGGATGCGACCGAAGGTCTGGTTCGCGGTCAGGCCGTAGCTGACACCGATGCACCGATCTCGATCCCCGTCGGCAACGCAACCCTGGGCCGCATCCTGAACGTTGTGGGTGAGCCCGTTGACGAGCAGGGCCCTGTTGTGGCCGCGGAAACCCGCGCCATCCACCAGCCCGCCCCTGAGTTCAGCGACCAGTCCACCGAATCCGAAGTGCTGGTGACCGGCATCAAGGTGATCGACCTTCTCGCCCCATACGCCAAGGGTGGTAAGATTGGTCTGTTCGGCGGCGCCGGCGTTGGCAAAACCGTTCTCATCATGGAACTGATCAACAACATCGCAAAAGTGCACTCGGGCTTCTCCGTGTTCGCGGGTGTTGGTGAACGGACCCGTGAAGGCAACGACCTCTACCACGAAATGATCGAGTCCAACGTTATCAAACCCGATAACCTGGAAGAGTCGCAGGTTGCTCTGGTCTATGGCCAGATGAACGAGCCTCCGGGTGCGCGTGCCCGTGTTGCTCTGACCGGTCTGACCCTGGCGGAACAGTTCCGTGACCAGTCCGGCACCGACGTTCTGTTCTTTGTGGACAATATCTTCCGCTTTACGCAGGCGGGTTCCGAGGTGTCGGCTCTCTTGGGTCGTATTCCTTCGGCTGTGGGCTACCAGCCGACGCTGGCGACCGACATGGGTGCGATGCAGGAACGTATTACCTCGACCAAGAACGGCTCGATCACCTCGATCCAGGCTGTGTACGTTCCCGCGGACGACCTTACCGACCCGGCACCGGCAACCACCTTTGCCCACCTGGACGCGACCACCGTTCTTAACCGTTCGATCTCGGAACTGGGTATCTACCCGGCTGTTGACCCGCTCGACTCCACATCGCGCCTGATGGATCCTTCCATCGTTGGCGAAGAGCATTATGCCGTGGCGTCCGACGTTCAGCAGATCCTTCAGCGCTACAAGTCGCTTCAGGACATCATCGCGATCCTCGGCATGGACGAACTGTCCGAAGAGGACAAGCTGACCGTGACCCGCGCACGTAAGATCCAGCGCTTCCTGTCCCAGCCGTTCGACGTTGCGAAGGTCTTCACCGGTGCAGACGGCAAGCAGGTTCCGCTTGAGGACACCATAGCGTCGTTCAAGGCCGTTGTGGCTGGCGAATACGACCACCTGCCCGAAGGCGCCTTCTACATGGTTGGCGGCATCGATGAGGTGATCGCAAAAGCCGAGAAAATGGCTGCTGACGCGGCCTAA
- a CDS encoding F0F1 ATP synthase subunit epsilon, with translation MADTMQFDLVSPERRLASLPVTAVMIPGAEGDMTAMANHAPTITTLRPGVLRVESPQGTSEYLVTGGFAEIGADGLSVLAEKAIPMDQLTRAQLDELIEEARTTYKAVQDTDQPHGLVEDAAKLLADMEALGTHMSL, from the coding sequence ATGGCTGATACGATGCAATTCGACCTCGTGAGCCCGGAGCGCCGCCTGGCGTCGCTCCCGGTGACCGCGGTAATGATCCCCGGCGCGGAAGGCGACATGACGGCTATGGCCAATCATGCGCCGACCATCACCACGCTGCGTCCGGGTGTCCTGCGGGTCGAAAGCCCGCAAGGCACATCGGAATACCTGGTCACCGGTGGGTTTGCTGAAATCGGCGCTGACGGTCTGTCTGTCCTTGCTGAGAAGGCAATCCCCATGGACCAGCTGACGCGCGCGCAACTGGACGAGCTGATTGAAGAGGCCCGCACGACCTACAAGGCTGTGCAGGACACTGATCAACCGCATGGTCTCGTTGAAGATGCGGCGAAGCTGCTTGCTGATATGGAAGCCCTGGGCACACATATGAGCCTCTGA
- a CDS encoding H-type lectin domain-containing protein — protein sequence MKRVHSPRLGVDQGDIEIFSEFENGGSMWTGAGPRERRRKVRFSEPFAEIPAVHLSSSLMDIDSGAAIRAELVAETITPDGFEVVFRTWNDSRIARIRAAWMAIGTLPFADDWDVP from the coding sequence ATGAAACGGGTACACAGCCCCAGGCTTGGGGTGGATCAGGGCGATATCGAGATTTTCTCGGAGTTCGAGAATGGCGGCAGCATGTGGACAGGGGCGGGCCCACGCGAACGTCGACGCAAGGTGCGGTTTTCCGAACCCTTTGCGGAGATACCTGCGGTGCATCTGTCCAGTTCATTGATGGATATCGATTCCGGGGCCGCGATCCGGGCCGAGCTGGTCGCTGAAACCATCACTCCCGACGGGTTCGAGGTGGTCTTTCGCACCTGGAACGACAGTCGTATCGCACGGATACGGGCCGCCTGGATGGCCATCGGTACACTGCCCTTTGCGGACGACTGGGACGTGCCCTAG
- a CDS encoding GFA family protein — MKHYQGGCLCGAVRVTTSGPPLRVGICHCRNCRRHHGALFYAAAIFPTQAVHVDGRPRHYKGRYFCGTCGSSVFAKTGGEIEVHLGSLDDTGGLTPDYELWCDRREHWLPEFAGTIRHNKDRDSD, encoded by the coding sequence ATGAAACACTATCAGGGTGGCTGCTTGTGTGGTGCCGTCAGGGTCACCACGTCCGGTCCGCCGCTCAGGGTTGGCATCTGCCACTGCCGGAACTGCCGCAGACATCACGGGGCGTTGTTTTATGCCGCCGCTATCTTTCCCACGCAGGCGGTCCACGTTGACGGCAGGCCGCGCCACTATAAGGGACGCTATTTCTGCGGTACCTGCGGGTCCTCAGTCTTTGCCAAAACGGGGGGTGAAATCGAGGTGCATCTGGGCAGTCTGGACGACACAGGTGGTCTGACGCCTGACTATGAGCTTTGGTGCGACCGACGTGAGCACTGGTTGCCCGAGTTCGCGGGCACAATCCGACACAACAAGGACCGAGACAGCGATTAG
- a CDS encoding ribose-phosphate pyrophosphokinase — MPTLNEPKLIAGNANLPLAETITRRMSMHRGVDQGLVDARVERFNDGEIFVEVYENVRGEDMFIIQPTSNPANDNLMELLIIADALRRSSAQRITAVIPYFGYARQDRRTKARTPISAKLVANMLTGAGIERVLTMDLHAAQIQGFFDIPVDNLYASPIFALDVKNQFKDNMDELMVVSPDVGGVARARELAKRINAPLSIVDKRREKAGEVAEMTVIGDVTDKICLIIDDMCDTAGTLCKAAQVLLDNGAKEVHAYITHGVMSGPAVERVTNSVMKSLVLTDTIQPTEAVLGAPNIRILPTAPLFTQAILNIWHGTSVSSLFEDKTLVPIYESLSRNG, encoded by the coding sequence ATGCCGACCTTGAACGAACCCAAGCTGATTGCTGGGAACGCCAATCTTCCGCTTGCCGAAACCATTACCCGCCGCATGTCGATGCACCGCGGTGTCGATCAGGGCCTCGTCGATGCTCGTGTCGAACGGTTCAACGACGGCGAAATCTTCGTCGAAGTCTATGAGAACGTCCGTGGCGAGGACATGTTCATCATTCAGCCGACCTCGAACCCGGCCAATGACAACCTGATGGAACTGCTGATCATCGCCGATGCGCTGCGCCGTTCCTCGGCCCAGCGGATCACTGCGGTGATCCCGTATTTCGGCTATGCCCGTCAGGATCGCCGCACCAAGGCGCGCACACCGATTTCAGCCAAACTGGTTGCCAATATGCTGACCGGCGCAGGGATCGAGCGGGTCCTGACCATGGACCTGCACGCCGCACAGATCCAGGGCTTCTTTGATATCCCCGTGGACAACCTCTATGCTTCGCCGATCTTTGCACTGGATGTGAAAAACCAGTTCAAGGACAACATGGACGAACTCATGGTGGTCTCCCCCGACGTGGGCGGCGTGGCCCGTGCCCGTGAACTGGCCAAGCGCATCAATGCGCCGCTGTCGATCGTCGACAAACGCCGTGAAAAAGCCGGGGAAGTTGCCGAGATGACTGTTATTGGCGATGTGACCGACAAGATCTGTCTGATCATCGACGACATGTGCGACACGGCTGGCACCCTCTGCAAGGCCGCTCAGGTCCTGCTCGACAATGGCGCCAAAGAGGTCCACGCCTATATCACCCACGGGGTAATGAGTGGCCCCGCAGTGGAACGCGTCACCAACTCGGTGATGAAATCGCTGGTGCTGACCGACACCATTCAGCCGACCGAAGCGGTTCTCGGCGCGCCGAACATCCGCATCCTGCCGACCGCCCCCCTCTTCACTCAGGCGATCCTCAATATCTGGCACGGCACCTCTGTATCCTCGCTGTTTGAGGACAAGACACTGGTTCCGATCTACGAGTCGCTGTCGCGCAACGGCTAA
- a CDS encoding alpha/beta fold hydrolase, with protein MAVISNGLTQPVASHVLGGGPRKVVAVHCSLAHSGAWRGLATILEEQVTVSSFDMLSHGRSPDWDGEGLLQLRNAEAGLALIEAENLAKEGPIDLIGHSFGATVVLAMAQLRPDLVRSLVMVEPVFFSLAAAAATADPAAVEALRRDHVTVRETYLRGDVEHATRLFNRAWGAGHPKWNDLPESARDAMVRSFPAVMACDTQVYEDMLGVLTPEKLGRVTMPCLLIDGGKSQPIMHEVIRALAARLPDVTCRRIDSAGHMLPITHPAETAALLQGFWPEIVPAPAQV; from the coding sequence ATGGCGGTGATTTCTAACGGGCTGACGCAGCCTGTCGCCAGCCATGTTTTGGGAGGTGGCCCCAGAAAAGTGGTGGCAGTTCATTGTTCGCTGGCTCACTCGGGTGCCTGGCGCGGGTTGGCTACTATTCTGGAAGAACAAGTCACGGTCTCCAGCTTTGACATGTTGTCCCACGGCCGTAGCCCAGACTGGGATGGCGAGGGGTTGCTGCAGTTGCGCAACGCAGAGGCAGGTCTGGCTCTGATTGAGGCTGAAAACCTCGCCAAAGAGGGGCCGATTGATCTGATCGGTCATTCTTTTGGTGCCACTGTTGTTTTGGCAATGGCCCAGTTGCGCCCGGATCTTGTGCGGTCTCTGGTGATGGTTGAGCCGGTGTTCTTCTCGCTCGCCGCCGCCGCGGCAACTGCGGATCCGGCAGCCGTTGAGGCGCTGCGCAGGGATCACGTGACGGTGCGCGAAACATATCTGCGCGGCGACGTTGAACATGCGACACGGCTGTTCAATCGGGCCTGGGGCGCAGGCCATCCAAAGTGGAACGACCTTCCCGAAAGCGCCCGAGACGCCATGGTGCGCAGTTTTCCAGCCGTGATGGCCTGCGATACGCAGGTCTATGAGGATATGCTGGGGGTACTGACGCCGGAGAAGCTGGGGCGCGTGACGATGCCCTGTCTACTGATTGATGGCGGCAAGAGCCAACCCATCATGCATGAGGTTATTCGTGCGCTGGCTGCCCGGCTGCCGGATGTGACCTGCCGCCGGATTGACAGCGCGGGGCATATGCTGCCCATCACCCATCCTGCTGAAACCGCCGCGCTGCTGCAGGGATTCTGGCCGGAGATCGTACCAGCACCAGCTCAAGTCTAA